One genomic region from Phycodurus eques isolate BA_2022a chromosome 16, UOR_Pequ_1.1, whole genome shotgun sequence encodes:
- the LOC133415292 gene encoding serine hydroxymethyltransferase, cytosolic-like produces the protein MFSKMIKYSSTRTKTTLWVHHCLRTTTTIVLTNGQYVTKKTWDSHHKMMLEPLAINDSEVFSIIKKEKQRQTYGLELIASENFISKAVLEALGSCLNNKYSKGNPGHRHFGGSEHVDELESLCQKRALAAYCLDSQKWGVNVRSYSGSPANFAVYTAIVGPYGRIMGLDLPDGGHLTHGFMTEKKKISATSIFFESMPYKVNPKTGYIDYDRLQENAQLFHPKLIIAGTSCYSRNIDYARMRQIARENGAYLMGDMAHISGLVAAGVVPSPFDYCDIVSTTTHKTLRGCRGGLIFFRKGVHSVDAKGKETTMYNLESLINQAVFPGLQGGPHNHAIAGVAVALRQAMTPEFKAYQMQVLVNCQALSTALIEYGYKIVTGGSDNHLILLDLRSKGTDAVRAEKVLEACDISCNKHACPGETSVMSPSGLRLGSPALTSRGLKEDDFRKVADFIHRGIGLTLEVQRSLDPKATLKEFIQALVQDEKFQQRVTELRTEVEAFAGNFPMPGLTEL, from the exons ATGTTCTCGAAAATGATTAAATACAGCTCTACTCGGACCAAAACAACATTGTGGG TTCATCACTGtctaagaacaacaacaaccatcgtTTTAACAAACGGCCAATATGTCACCAAGAAGACTTGGGACTCACACCACAAGATGATGTTAGAGCCTCTGGCCATCAACGACTCTGAG GTGTTCTCCATCATAAAAAAGGAGAAGCAAAGGCAGACATATGGGCTGGAGCTGATTGCTTCAGAGAACTTCATCAGTAAAGCTGTTCTAGAAGCTCTGGGATCTTGCCTCAACAACAAGTACTCCAAGGGAAATCCTGGCcatag GCACTTTGGTGGATCCGAGCATGTTGACGAgctggagagtctctgtcaaaAGCGAGCACTGGCGGCCTATTGTCTGGACTCTCAAAAATGGGGCGTGAATGTGCGATCATATTCAG GTTCACCTGCCAACTTTGCTGTCTACACTGCTATTGTGGGTCCCTACGGTAGAATCATGGGCTTGGACCTTCCCGATGGAGGTCACCTGACACATGGTTTCATgacggaaaagaaaaaaatctctgcAACATCCATATTCTTTGAGTCCATGCCGTACAAG GTGAATCCTAAAACTGGTTACATCGATTATGACAGACTTCAAGAAAATGCACAGCTTTTCCACCCAAAACTCATCATTGCAG GAACGAGCTGCTATTCCCGTAACATTGACTATGCCCGCATGAGGCAGATCGCTAGAGAGAATGGCGCGTATCTGATGGGAGACATGGCGCACATCAGTGGACTGGTGGCTGCCGGAGTCGTGCCTTCACCCTTTGACTACTGTGACATTGTTTCCACAACGACACACAAGACACTGCGCGGCTGCAGAGGCGGACTGATATTCTTCAGGAAAG GTGTGCACAGTGTTGACGCCAAGGGGAAGGAGACTACAATGTACAATCTCGAGTCTTTAATCAATCAAGCCGTCTTTCCAGGGCTGCAGGGCGGCCCACACAACCATGCCATCGCAG GTGTTGCTGTGGCTCTCAGACAAGCCATGACACCAGAGTTTAAAGCTTACCAGATGCAGGTTCTTGTCAATTGTCAAGCTCTTTCCACTGCCCTCATAGAGTACGGCTACAAGATTGTTACTG GTGGTTCTGACAATCATCTTATCCTGTTGGACCTGCGCAGTAAAGGAACAGATGCAGTACGAGCCGAGAAAGTTCTGGAAGCCTGTGATATTTCTTGTAATAAGCACGCCTGTCCAG GGGAAACAAGTGTAATGAGCCCCAGTGGACTAAGACTCGGCTCTCCGGCACTCACATCCAGAGGCTTGAAGGAAGATGACTTCAGGAAGGTGGCAGACTTCATTCATAGAG GCATTGGGCTTACCCTGGAGGTGCAGAGAAGTTTGGATCCGAAGGCCACTCTGAAGGAATTCATCCAGGCGTTGGTCCAGGACGAGAAGTTCCAGCAGCGTGTAACTGAGCTCAGGACAGAGGTGGAGGCTTTCGCCGGTAATTTTCCTATGCCTGGTCTCACTGAACTGTAG
- the LOC133414857 gene encoding serine hydroxymethyltransferase, cytosolic-like gives MSLTNVTKDAWDSHNKMMLEPLAVNDAEVFSIIKKEKHRQTYGLELIASENFTSRAVLEALGSCMNNKYSEGYPGQRYYGGTEHVDELERLCQKRALEAYGLDFDKWGVNVQPYSGSPANFAVYTAIVEPHGRIMGLDLPDGGHLTHGFMTEKKKISATSIFFESMPYKVNPETGYIDYDRLQENARLFHPKLIIAGTSCYSRNIDYARMRLIANENGAYLMGDMAHISGLVAAGVVPSPFDYCDIVSTTTHKTLRGCRAGLIFFRKGVRSIDAKGKETLYNLESLINQAVFPGLQGGPHNHAIAGVAVALKQAMTPEFKAYQMQVLVNCKGLATALIEHGYKIVTGGSDNHLILLDLRSKGTDGGRAEKVLEACAIACNKNTCPGDKSALRPSGLRFGSPALTSRGLMENDFRKVADFLHRGIELTLEVQRSLDPKATLKEFIQALSKEEKFQERVTEIRTEVEAFAGHFAMPGLPEL, from the exons ATGTCTTTAACAAATGTCACCAAGGACGCATGGGACTCGCACAACAAGATGATGTTGGAGCCTTTGGCTGTCAATGATGCTGAG gtgttctctataattaaaaaggaaaagcaCAGGCAGACGTATGGGCTGGAACTGATTGCTTCAGAGAATTTCACCAGCAGAGCTGTTCTAGAGGCTTTGGGATCTTGTATGAACAACAAGTACTCAGAAGGATATCCTGGTCAGAG GTATTATGGTGGAACTGAGCATGTGGACGAGCTGGAGAGACTCTGCCAGAAGAGGGCGTTAGAGGCATATGGGCTGGATTTTGACAAATGGGGTGTGAACGTGCAGCCATATTCAG GTTCTCCTGCCAACTTTGCTGTTTACACCGCCATCGTGGAACCGCATGGTAGAATTATGGGCCTGGACCTTCCTGATGGAGGTCACCTGACGCATGGCTTCatgactgaaaagaaaaaaatctctgcAACGTCCATCTTCTTTGAGTCCATGCCGTACAAG GTTAATCCCGAAACTGGTTACATCGACTATGACCGACTGCAAGAAAACGCTCGCCTTTTCCACCCCAAACTCATCATTGCAG GAACGAGCTGCTATTCCCGTAACATCGATTATGCCCGCATGAGGCTGATCGCTAACGAGAATGGTGCGTATCTGATGGGAGACATGGCACACATCAGTGGACTGGTGGCTGCCGGAGTCGTGCCTTCACCCTTTGACTACTGTGACATTGTTTCCACGACGACACACAAGACGCTGCGCGGCTGCAGAGCTGGACTGATATTCTTCAGGAAAG GTGTGCGCAGCATAGACGCCAAGGGGAAAGAGACTCTGTACAATCTCGAGTCTCTAATCAATCAGGCCGTCTTTCCAGGGCTGCAGGGTGGACCACACAACCATGCCATCGCAG GTGTTGCTGTAGCTCTCAAACAAGCCATGACACCAGAGTTCAAAGCTTACCAGATGCAGGTTCTTGTGAACTGCAAAGGTCTGGCCACTGCTCTCATTGAGCATGGCTACAAGATTGTCACTG GTGGTTCTGACAATCATCTTATCCTGTTGGACCTGCGCAGCAAAGGAACCGATGGAGGACGAGCTGAGAAGGTTCTGGAAGCCTGTGCTATTGCTTGTAATAAGAACACCTGTCCAG GGGACAAAAGTGCTTTGCGGCCCAGTGGACTGAGATTTGGCTCCCCAGCGCTAACCTCGAGAGGCTTGATGGAAAATGACTTCAGGAAGGTTGCAGACTTCCTTCACAGAG GTATTGAGCTGACCTTGGAGGTGCAGAGAAGTCTGGATCCCAAGGCCACGCTGAAGGAGTTCATCCAGGCGTTGTCCAAGGAAGAAAAGTTCCAGGAGCGTGTGACCGAGATCAGAACAGAGGTTGAAGCTTTTGCTGGTCATTTTGCCATGCCTGGCCTCCCTGAGCTCTAG